A section of the Telopea speciosissima isolate NSW1024214 ecotype Mountain lineage chromosome 3, Tspe_v1, whole genome shotgun sequence genome encodes:
- the LOC122655380 gene encoding uncharacterized protein LOC122655380, producing MTSQLSSIKVLNGSNFEEWKDSLIITLGIMRLDFALRVDEPTKPTTDSDTAAKTLYEKWEESNRLCLLIMQLTMDNMIKKSVPATEKAKDFLVAVNKKFPKHDKAEKDTYMEWFTNTEYDGTSGVRNHILKMTNYANKLGEVEVTISDSFLVWQIMKSLPSQFESLKSYYGTNQAEWSLEQITTILVQEEERKKKEKANSAHFVSNNGGKKKKFKKNWKGKKLGNQQAKYEKTDQSMKPKSEAFKGKRYFCKKDGHRKTDCFGYKKWLEN from the coding sequence ATGACTTCCCAATTATCTTCCATCAAAGTTTTGAAtggttcaaattttgaggaatgGAAAGATTCTCTTATTATTACTCTTGGGATTATGCGACTTGATTTTGCCCTGAGAGTTGATGAGCCCACCAAGCCCACAACTGACAGTGATACTGCAGCAAAGACTCTCTATGAAAAATGGGAGGAGTCAAATAGGTTGTGCTTATTGATCATGCAACTCACCATGGACAATATGATAAAGAAGAGTGTGCCTGCAACTGAAAAGGCTAAGGATTTTCTTGTAGCTGTCAACAAGAAATTCCCCAAACATGATAAGGCTGAAAAGGATACTTACATGGAATGGTTCACAAACACCGAGTATGATGGTACAAGTGGTGTACGCAACCATATCCTGAAGATGACCAACTATGCCAACAAGTTGGGGGAGGTGGAAGTGACCATATCAGATTCTTTTCTTGTGTGGCAGATTATGAAGTCACTTCCATCACAGTTTGAAAGTCTCAAGAGCTACTATGGTACTAATCAGGCGGAGTGGAGTCTTGAGCAGATAACTACCATATTGgtgcaggaagaagaaagaaagaaaaaggagaaagcaAATTCAGCCCATTTTGTTTCCAATAATGGgggtaaaaagaagaaattcaagaaaaattgGAAAGGCAAGAAGTTAGGTAACCAGCAAGCAAAATATGAGAAAACTGATCAGAGTATGAAACCAAAGAGTGAAGCTTTCAAGGGAAAGCGTTATTTCTGTAAGAAGGATGGGCATAGGAAGACAGATTGTTTTGGATACAAGAAATGGCTTGAGAATTAA